The region GAAGTTAGTTCGGAAATTTTTGATTCAATAGATTCTTTGTTTTCTCTATTTTCACTTTTTTTAAGATGTTTTTTTGCTATAAATTCTAAAGTATCTTGTAAAGCCATATTATAGATTCTAAATTTTTCATCATTTCCTGCAAGATATCCAATATCTGCACCTTTATCAAGAGATTCTATGGAGTTTCTAACATATACAATCTTATCATAATGCCCTAAATCAATAAGTCTCATAGCACTTACAATTGACATTAGGGTTTTACCTGAACCAGCCTTAGCATCAATTACAAGCAGATCAAACATATCAGTTAAAATAGCTTTCATAAAAAGTTTTTGTTTTAAGTTTACAGGTCTTACTTGTAAAGCTTTAAAATCAGAATCATCTAAAACACTAATTCTTTCATTTACAACTATTGCATAAGCTGTATTTCCATCTTCACTTTCAAAAATATATCCAAAGTTTTCAAAAGTATATTCCTCATCATACTTTCTAATATCTGCTCCATCAAGTGAGTTGAAAATTGATGAATCAAGTTTAATATTTTTTACAAATTCAAAATTTGGAACTGTTGATTTATCATCATGCAGAGTCTCAGTTTTAATCCCTTTAAATAAAGCAAATGTTCTTGCATATACATCTAAAGATAAGAAGTGTGTTTGTGCACCTTTATAATAATCTTGAGCAATAGC is a window of Halarcobacter sp. DNA encoding:
- a CDS encoding PhoH family protein, which gives rise to MKEKVYVIDTNIILQNIQNLSRISDNKTNTIVIPETVLIELEDKKKLANELGYYSREFARLLAKMKIKEVDYKIGFKVVKLFNDELNLHIISKEKYESEIEQVHLSESNDKRIIEVAAIAQDYYKGAQTHFLSLDVYARTFALFKGIKTETLHDDKSTVPNFEFVKNIKLDSSIFNSLDGADIRKYDEEYTFENFGYIFESEDGNTAYAIVVNERISVLDDSDFKALQVRPVNLKQKLFMKAILTDMFDLLVIDAKAGSGKTLMSIVSAMRLIDLGHYDKIVYVRNSIESLDKGADIGYLAGNDEKFRIYNMALQDTLEFIAKKHLKKSENRENKESIESKISELTSRYCVETLWPGEARGRTLSEAIVIMDEWQNSSEKTTQLILSRLDESCMAIVIGSNRQIDNLYLNKYNNGLTTLLKQTREKHPEINMFAIELEKAVRGKFAEFTERIFEKKKQ